Proteins encoded within one genomic window of Companilactobacillus sp.:
- the nrdH gene encoding glutaredoxin-like protein NrdH: MNNVIVYSKNNCMQCKMTKRYLKEHNVQFEERNINQQPQYLDYLKQQGYQSVPVVMPADSDPIVGFRPDSLKGLVG; this comes from the coding sequence ATGAACAACGTAATCGTATATAGTAAAAACAATTGCATGCAATGCAAAATGACAAAGAGATACTTAAAAGAACATAACGTACAATTTGAAGAACGTAACATCAACCAACAACCACAATATCTTGATTATTTAAAACAACAAGGATATCAAAGTGTTCCTGTAGTTATGCCTGCTGACAGTGATCCAATCGTCGGATTTCGTCCAGATAGCCTAAAAGGACTTGTAGGCTAA
- a CDS encoding LVIS_2131 family protein, with translation MNGWNFIGILAWIIVIALLFLVVFNIRNRHLKILVEHKTKITWKTVCLDALEILVVIVAVIGMLYVSLFSRVDLNNKQDIAVSYKFEPMIMQTTKDGQGYYIKIDKNSSNGSNNVYQYWLDNSKYSVSSREASISDGTLPFNVSGVHLNWPMKKISKMDQKYQYAYVVTAEAKYKSNFINGLGMRAGHYASEYRVLRVPARSFINYAK, from the coding sequence ATGAACGGATGGAACTTTATAGGGATACTCGCTTGGATTATTGTCATCGCTCTGTTATTCCTTGTTGTATTTAATATTAGAAATAGACATCTCAAAATTTTAGTCGAACACAAGACTAAAATCACCTGGAAGACTGTTTGTTTAGACGCATTGGAAATTCTAGTCGTCATAGTAGCCGTGATCGGAATGCTCTATGTTTCATTGTTTTCGAGAGTGGACTTGAACAACAAACAGGATATTGCCGTTAGTTACAAGTTTGAACCAATGATCATGCAAACGACTAAAGATGGTCAAGGCTATTACATCAAGATCGATAAGAACAGTTCAAATGGTTCGAATAATGTCTACCAATACTGGTTAGATAATTCGAAGTATTCTGTCTCTAGTCGTGAGGCTTCAATTTCGGATGGTACCTTGCCATTTAACGTATCTGGCGTTCACTTGAACTGGCCAATGAAGAAAATCAGCAAGATGGACCAGAAGTATCAATATGCTTACGTTGTTACGGCTGAAGCCAAATACAAGAGCAACTTCATTAATGGACTAGGGATGCGTGCTGGACATTATGCTTCTGAGTATCGTGTCTTGAGAGTTCCTGCTAGATCATTTATTAATTACGCAAAATAG
- a CDS encoding DUF2187 domain-containing protein: MKIEDIKIGETYDCKVDEDMDYAFQGKVEKVYEHSALVEIVKNDPKDDPNKMELNNKIVVSAKKMSKAK, translated from the coding sequence ATGAAAATTGAAGATATTAAAATAGGTGAAACATACGACTGTAAAGTTGATGAGGATATGGATTACGCCTTCCAGGGAAAAGTTGAGAAAGTCTACGAACACTCTGCCCTAGTTGAAATCGTTAAAAACGATCCAAAAGACGATCCAAACAAAATGGAACTTAACAACAAGATCGTTGTTAGTGCCAAGAAAATGTCAAAAGCTAAATAA
- a CDS encoding guanylate kinase, translated as MNNKIIVITGASGTGKTTISRYLEEKYHIPHVVTHTTRLPRAGEVNGVDYYFETDESFEKNHFLERVEYSGNKYGSSEEGLEEAWKKSPIASIVLDTKGAVAYREKYGDDAVILFMKVDPKVLADRLKKRGDAQERLTQRLSSEENRRDYQIPKELYRKHYEIINKDIKKTKECIDSIIKDIK; from the coding sequence ATGAACAATAAAATTATTGTAATAACTGGTGCTAGTGGCACTGGCAAAACCACGATCAGTCGATATTTAGAAGAAAAATACCACATTCCACACGTTGTGACTCATACAACCAGGCTTCCACGAGCTGGAGAGGTCAACGGAGTGGATTATTATTTCGAAACAGACGAAAGCTTTGAAAAAAATCATTTTTTGGAGCGAGTTGAATACAGCGGCAACAAGTATGGCTCGTCTGAAGAAGGATTAGAAGAAGCTTGGAAGAAGTCGCCGATTGCTTCAATTGTGTTGGATACTAAGGGTGCAGTCGCCTATCGGGAAAAATACGGCGATGATGCGGTCATCCTTTTTATGAAAGTAGATCCCAAGGTTTTGGCCGATCGTCTCAAGAAACGTGGCGATGCCCAGGAGCGATTGACGCAGCGCCTGTCTAGTGAAGAAAATCGCAGAGACTACCAAATTCCTAAGGAATTATATAGAAAACATTATGAAATCATTAACAAAGACATAAAAAAAACTAAAGAATGCATCGATAGCATCATAAAAGACATCAAATAA
- a CDS encoding C40 family peptidase — protein MNIKKSLVTFTAAASLAVTGLGISNLTNTSSESHVAHAATTDSDMPSVVRANSMVKLYTAADNNSKLAGRSLAEGSDWAVLGQETDAAGNLWYALGGNQWVKAAEMTANPTTEEATTQAPSTQSAVENLINTAKAYVGTPYVWGGKTPSGFDCSGFTSYVYQEATGKSIGGYTVAQESAGQHESVQSASAGDLLFWGSEGSTYHVGIYLGNNQYIAAPQPGENVKIASISSYFMPSFAVKVL, from the coding sequence TTGAATATCAAAAAGAGTCTTGTTACATTTACAGCCGCTGCGTCACTTGCAGTTACAGGTTTAGGAATTTCTAATCTTACAAATACATCATCAGAATCACACGTTGCACATGCTGCAACAACAGATTCAGACATGCCATCAGTTGTTCGTGCTAACTCAATGGTTAAGCTTTATACAGCTGCAGACAATAACTCAAAACTTGCTGGACGTTCATTAGCTGAAGGTTCTGACTGGGCAGTTCTTGGTCAAGAAACAGATGCTGCTGGTAACCTTTGGTACGCATTAGGTGGTAACCAATGGGTTAAAGCTGCTGAAATGACAGCCAACCCTACAACAGAAGAAGCAACTACACAAGCACCTTCAACACAATCAGCTGTTGAAAACTTGATCAACACAGCCAAAGCATACGTTGGAACACCTTATGTATGGGGTGGAAAGACACCTTCAGGATTTGACTGCTCAGGTTTCACATCATACGTATACCAAGAAGCAACTGGTAAGAGTATCGGTGGTTACACAGTAGCCCAAGAATCAGCTGGACAACATGAATCAGTTCAATCAGCATCAGCTGGTGACTTATTATTCTGGGGTAGCGAAGGTTCAACTTACCACGTAGGTATCTACTTAGGTAACAACCAATACATCGCTGCACCACAACCAGGCGAAAACGTGAAGATTGCAAGTATCTCAAGTTACTTCATGCCTTCATTCGCTGTTAAAGTTCTATAA
- a CDS encoding DNA-3-methyladenine glycosylase yields MNQFDELFSLNDTDEIGRQLLGVELVHKTPEGLAGGYIVEDETYFGVEDPSSFAYQGVNNQKSKHLYDESGSIFIYRMYGSFMIDIAVQPKGTPHGILIRAIQPSRGLGILEDNRPINGKNQTNGPGKLSQAIGIHDLSLNGQSFSGNQLFLDFTNALKPNEILTLPRMGSKNDHSENKIGNRFAVAGNPYVSSIKNKETDNEMFGWKDTSIATN; encoded by the coding sequence ATGAATCAATTTGATGAATTGTTTTCTTTAAATGATACAGACGAGATCGGCAGACAACTATTAGGAGTAGAACTTGTCCATAAAACTCCTGAAGGACTCGCTGGCGGCTACATCGTTGAAGATGAGACCTATTTTGGCGTTGAGGATCCCAGTTCATTTGCTTATCAAGGAGTTAACAATCAGAAGAGCAAGCATCTGTATGATGAGAGTGGATCAATTTTTATTTACCGGATGTACGGATCCTTCATGATTGACATTGCTGTTCAACCTAAGGGAACTCCACATGGTATCTTGATTCGAGCTATTCAACCCAGTCGTGGTCTTGGTATTCTGGAAGATAATCGGCCCATCAATGGAAAAAATCAGACTAATGGTCCAGGCAAATTGAGTCAGGCTATTGGAATTCATGACTTGTCATTAAATGGTCAATCCTTTAGTGGCAATCAATTGTTTTTAGATTTTACCAACGCATTGAAACCAAACGAGATCCTAACGTTGCCAAGAATGGGTTCAAAAAATGACCACTCTGAAAATAAAATTGGCAATCGTTTTGCAGTCGCAGGAAATCCATATGTCTCTAGCATTAAAAATAAGGAGACAGATAATGAGATGTTTGGGTGGAAGGATACGTCAATCGCCACTAATTAA
- a CDS encoding agmatine deiminase family protein, with protein sequence MKKVIIASLLIGFTLFSTGANVASATTIYASLPDPKDTYYLHYSDVIEKFNQDLQISASSSDHFTSLTYENADFTTTNFYYPDIWIRDVAPVITSKMVKFKYSPNYLPKSDSKYLNRRFNKFLKRRYRFDKSNLVLDGGNVQWNGGDTIILTKQVLLDNREWSKSEIIDELKDKLSVKHVIIISKEPGDILGHSDGMVKFIAKHKLFINDFSYEPGFRKKVEHEILQECPEIKFIVLPSSYTDKGQYDSKIASARGLYINMLETKDAIYFPQYNLKNDHQAMKIVERYTTKKVIPINISKLSTTGGSIHCLTWEVPSNKFNR encoded by the coding sequence ATGAAAAAAGTAATTATCGCAAGTTTACTAATAGGATTTACATTATTTTCAACGGGAGCAAATGTTGCTTCCGCAACAACAATTTACGCTAGTTTGCCTGACCCGAAAGATACATATTATCTGCACTATTCAGACGTCATTGAGAAATTCAATCAAGATTTGCAAATATCTGCGTCATCATCGGACCATTTCACTAGCCTAACTTATGAGAATGCAGATTTCACGACGACAAATTTTTACTATCCTGACATTTGGATCCGTGACGTTGCACCAGTCATCACTTCAAAGATGGTCAAATTCAAATATTCACCTAACTACTTGCCAAAGTCAGACAGCAAATACCTCAATCGCCGTTTCAACAAATTTTTAAAAAGACGTTATCGCTTCGACAAATCTAATTTAGTTTTAGATGGTGGCAATGTCCAATGGAATGGCGGCGATACAATCATCTTGACTAAACAAGTCTTACTTGATAATCGTGAATGGTCAAAATCTGAGATCATTGACGAATTAAAAGATAAACTATCCGTTAAACACGTTATTATCATCTCTAAAGAACCTGGTGACATCCTTGGCCACAGTGATGGAATGGTCAAGTTCATTGCAAAGCACAAACTATTCATTAATGATTTTAGCTATGAGCCAGGATTTCGGAAGAAGGTCGAACATGAAATACTTCAAGAATGTCCAGAGATAAAATTTATCGTACTGCCTTCTTCGTACACTGATAAGGGACAATATGATTCAAAAATTGCATCAGCCAGAGGGTTATACATCAACATGCTGGAAACTAAAGATGCAATTTATTTTCCACAATATAATTTAAAAAATGATCATCAAGCGATGAAAATTGTGGAAAGATATACTACGAAAAAAGTTATCCCCATCAATATTTCTAAGTTATCAACAACCGGCGGATCAATTCATTGCCTTACTTGGGAAGTTCCATCTAACAAATTCAATCGTTAA
- a CDS encoding MFS transporter produces the protein MNRWRTSLTERISYGLSDAADNLVFQMMTTYLLFFYTDVFGLTASEVAVLFVVARVADVFESLIIGVMIDNTHSKWGKSRPFFLWYAFPYVIFAILTFVTPNFLPHSGKLVWAYVTYLALGFLYTAVNLPITSILPTMTDNEQETTLLGVIRQFFGSSVQIIVGTFTIPLVALFGRGDQQKGFLGTIILFGIISLALILNTFFHVRERFTDKTISHQPVKSVWNMLKQNKPWMVISVVIFLYWLTTSIKNQTTIYYFKYVIKDENLVSWANGFTFTALIGVVAIYFVSAKLGKKNTMLLGIVTGFIGQVIISIGAYTEHIPTIFTGVFINSIGNGFIIGLVSIMIADTIRYGTSMGIQAEGVLASTDDFGVNLGLGLGGLITAGSLDVSGYSSNQAQSANAISAINLNYALIPLALYVIMFLVLLLYNETKINTAIKKNTN, from the coding sequence ATGAACAGATGGCGCACTTCTCTAACTGAACGTATCAGTTATGGTTTAAGTGATGCCGCAGATAATCTAGTTTTCCAAATGATGACTACTTATCTGCTTTTCTTTTACACGGATGTTTTTGGATTAACAGCTAGCGAAGTAGCGGTCCTGTTTGTGGTCGCTCGAGTCGCTGACGTTTTTGAAAGTCTGATCATCGGTGTCATGATCGATAACACCCATTCGAAATGGGGCAAAAGCCGTCCCTTCTTTCTTTGGTATGCCTTCCCTTATGTCATCTTTGCCATTTTGACTTTTGTTACGCCAAACTTTTTACCGCATAGTGGAAAATTAGTCTGGGCTTATGTAACTTACTTAGCTCTGGGCTTTCTTTACACTGCCGTTAATTTGCCAATTACGTCGATTTTGCCAACTATGACCGATAACGAGCAGGAAACAACTTTGCTTGGAGTTATCAGACAATTCTTTGGCTCTTCTGTACAGATCATCGTCGGAACATTCACCATTCCCTTAGTTGCTCTGTTTGGTCGTGGCGACCAACAAAAGGGCTTCTTAGGAACGATAATCCTTTTTGGGATAATTTCCTTAGCCTTGATCTTGAACACCTTCTTCCACGTCAGAGAGCGGTTCACCGATAAAACTATCAGTCATCAACCTGTCAAAAGCGTTTGGAATATGTTAAAGCAGAACAAGCCTTGGATGGTCATCTCAGTTGTGATCTTTTTATATTGGTTAACGACGTCAATTAAAAATCAAACAACTATTTATTACTTCAAATACGTCATAAAAGACGAAAATTTAGTATCTTGGGCAAATGGTTTCACATTCACCGCCCTTATCGGTGTCGTCGCCATTTACTTCGTCTCTGCTAAACTCGGCAAAAAGAATACTATGTTGCTAGGAATCGTTACCGGATTTATCGGACAAGTCATCATCTCAATTGGGGCTTACACCGAGCACATCCCAACGATATTTACCGGAGTCTTCATCAACTCGATCGGTAACGGCTTCATCATCGGACTAGTTTCGATCATGATTGCCGATACGATTCGATACGGGACTTCGATGGGAATTCAAGCTGAAGGTGTCTTAGCATCAACAGATGACTTTGGAGTAAACCTGGGACTCGGATTAGGTGGCCTGATCACCGCCGGTTCCTTAGATGTTTCTGGATACTCATCCAACCAAGCCCAAAGTGCCAATGCCATTTCTGCCATTAATTTAAATTACGCACTAATCCCTTTAGCACTTTACGTAATCATGTTCTTAGTCTTATTGCTTTATAACGAAACTAAGATCAATACCGCAATTAAAAAGAATACGAATTAA